In Apium graveolens cultivar Ventura chromosome 10, ASM990537v1, whole genome shotgun sequence, the following are encoded in one genomic region:
- the LOC141693397 gene encoding uncharacterized protein LOC141693397, with product MAFRRRQIITRRSYKEDDDDDDDPTSASSSSSSLAAQAIRAARCDSSFSPRSPQGPTYDYRSLKTTNDQAGGFWNVLARTAKSVIDEDSSPKQYTRTSPLAYNSTYFTNDQHYHSRQSNERSRPVDSPSLRKGLDALSSSFNQISGTTGNALEEGRSMVNNKTSDILQESRSMQIIRKGTSPVEHSQASGVRISGQEPLINSAQPRLQSNQQTQLKASRDVAMATAAKAKLLLRELKTTKEDLAFSKQRCAQLEEENKMLREAYDKGDHPADDDMIRLQLETLLAEKARLAHENSVFARENRFLKEVVEYHQLTMQDFVYLDEGIEEDTEVYPIPSISRRPSVSPTRFRSPTPEKPPSRSSSVSNKSSYGPFQLQALADIVENEAPPDSTSPVSSPETAK from the exons ATGGCTTTTAGAAGAAGGCAAATAATTACGAGGAGGTCATATAAggaagatgatgatgatgatgatgatcccACCTCGGCTTCTTCTTCGTCTTCGTCTCTCGCTGCTCAGGCCATCAGAGCTGCTCGTTGTGACTCTTCTTTTTCTCCTCGATCGCCTCAA GGGCCTACGTATGATTACAGATCATTAAAAACAACAAATGATCAAGCAGGAGGGTTCTGGAATGTTCTAGCAAGAACAGCTAAATCAGTTATTGATGAAGATAGCAGTCCTAAACAATATACGAGGACTAGTCCGCTGGCATATAACTCCACTTACTTTACAAATGACCAG CATTATCACTCACGTCAATCAAATGAGAGGTCGAGGCCAGTGGACAGTCCTAGTCTCCGGAAAGGCTTAGATGCCCTCTCATCTTCTTTTAATCAGATTAGCGGCACCACTGGAAATGCCCTGGAG GAAGGCCGAAGTATGGTGAACAACAAGACTTCAGATATTCTTCAAGAATCACGGAGTATGCAAATTATAAGAAAAGGAACAAGTCCAGTGGAACATAGTCAGGCGTCTGGCGTACGTATTTCAGGGCAGGAACCACTAATAAACTCCGCACAACCACGGTTGCAGTCAAACCAACAAACTCAACTCAAGGCATCTCGCGAT GTGGCGATGGCGACAGCTGCAAAGGCAAAACTACTTCTTCGGGAGCTGAAAACTACCAAAGAAGATCTAGCTTTCTCAAAGCAACGGTGTGCTCAACtagaagaagaaaataaaatgctaAGAGAGGCTTATGACAAGGGTGATCATCCTGCAGATGATGACATG ATTCGGCTTCAACTTGAGACACTTTTGGCAGAAAAGGCTCGTTTGGCCCATGAGAATTCAGTTTTTGCGCGTGAGAATCGCTTCTTGAAGGAAGTTGTTGAATATCACCAACTCACAATGCAGGATTTTGTGTATCTGGATGAAGGAATCGAAGAGGATACAGAGGTTTACCCCATACCTAGCATATCCAGGAGGCCTTCAGTTTCCCCAACACGGTTTCGATCCCCAACACCTGAGAAGCCACCATCTAGAAGCTCTTCAGTTTCAAATAAAAGCTCTTATGGTCCTTTTCAGTTGCAAGCATTAGCAGACATTGTAGAGAATGAAGCCCCACCAGATTCCACTAGTCCGGTTTCCTCCCCGGAAACTGCAAAATAA
- the LOC141693007 gene encoding uncharacterized protein LOC141693007, which translates to MENSGYSSDSPPSETYTGNSSPGNAFLFTASSFFRSPMSSFLEYSGVLHNYPHYNSINAPSPRLDDSISGVSTPQNNANNSSNGEVSIRIISAGDQQEENYTLQSALPSPINHHVASTTASSTIDQEPEHSIPRTASVVSLPSAALNIHTNSTTDLLTTEGDPVNASPNAQPTDATGNNQNTDSSYQRYDIHQAARLIEQVLPFSLLLLLVFIRQHLEGFLLTIWVAAFMFKSNDILRKQTALKGERKYSTLSGISFLFALHVILVYWWYWTDLSYSLVMIPPKAIPPFWHAIFIIMVNDALVRQASMILKCSILMYYKNSRGRMYRKQGQMLTLVEYVVLLYRAFLPAPVWYRFFSNNEYGSLFSSLIAGLYLTFKLISIVEKVQYLFASLKAMLRTEIQYGTYATSEQVSAAGDLCAICQEKMNAPVLLRCNHIFCEDCVSEWFERERTCPLCRALVKSSELRSFADGSTSLFFQLS; encoded by the exons ATGGAAAACTCTGGTTATAGTTCAGACTCACCTCCTTCTGAAACTTACACTGGTAATTCTAGCCCAGGAAACGCTTTTCTATTTACTGCTTCCAGTTTTTTTCGTTCCCCTATGTCCTCGTTTTTGGAATACTCCGGTGTGCTGCACAATTACCCACATTATAATTCGATTAATGCACCCTCTCCTCGCCTAGATGATTCAATTTCGGGGGTGTCTACACCACAAAACAATGCAAACAACAGTAGCAATGGGGAAGTTTCTATTAGGATTATTAGTGCAGGTGATCAGCAAGAGGAGAACTACACGCTTCAAAGTGCTTTGCCTTCTCCTATCAATCACCATGTCGCGTCTACAACAGCATCCAGTACCATTGATCAAGAACCAGAGCATTCAATTCCAAGAACAGCTTCTGTTGTTTCTTTGCCATCAGCTGCTTTAAATATTCATACAAATTCTACGACTGATTTGTTAACAACTGAGGGTGATCCTGTGAACGCAAGTCCTAATGCACAACCCACTGATGCTACAGGCAATAATCAGAACACAGATTCTTCTTACCAGAGATATGATATACATCAAGCTGCAAGGTTGATTGAGCAAGTCCTTCCGTTCTCTTTGCTTTTGTTACTTGTTTTCATTCGCCAGCATTTGGAAG GCTTCCTTCTTACAATCTGGGTCGCGGCCTTTATGTTCAAGTCCAATGATATTCTACGAAAGCAAACAGCTCTAAAG GGAGAGAGGAAATATTCAACTTTATCTGGCATCTCTTTTCTGTTCGCTCTACATGTGATACTCGTATATTGGTGGTATTGGACTGACCTTTCGTATTCGTTAGTCATGATTCCCCCCAAAGCTATACCGCCCTTTTGGCATGCTATTTTTATCATCATGGTGAATG ATGCATTGGTTCGTCAGGCATCAATGATTCTTAAGTGTAGTATATTGATGTACTACAAAAATAGCAGGGGTAGAATGTACCGTAAGCAG GGGCAAATGTTAACTTTAGTCGAGTATGTTGTACTGCTATACCGTGCTTTCCTTCCGGCTCCAGTTTGGTATCGTTTCTTTTCGAACAATGAATATGGAAGCCTCTTTTCATCTCTAATTGCGGGGCTGTACTTGACTTTTAAGCTCATATCTATCGTTGAGAAG GTTCAATATCTCTTTGCTTCTTTAAAGGCTATGCTTCGCACAGAGATTCAGTATGGAACTTATGCTACATCGGAGCAG GTCAGTGCAGCTGGAGATTTGTGTGCTATTTGCCAGGAAAAGATGAATGCCCCAGTCTTGCTACGTTGTAACCACATCTTTTGCGAAGACTGTGTGTCCGAGTG GTTTGAGAGAGAAAGAACGTGCCCGCTATGCAGGGCTTTAGTGAAATCTTCAGAACTTAGATCGTTTGCTGATGGATCCACGAGTCTATTCTTTCAACTATCCTGA